The following are encoded in a window of Sphaerisporangium siamense genomic DNA:
- a CDS encoding hydantoinase/oxoprolinase family protein, which produces MRNVRIGVDTGGTFTDVVAVDEQTGQITTTKTPSTPADPAVGFMNGVRKVLSGLRLADVGGVVHGTTVATNQLLEDRPLDLGFITTEGFAHILEIARQSVPDGYGNSYFWVKPPRIVPVHRVKTVGGRLDHLGREVRPFDEDEAARAARWFRDRGVTALGVCFLHSYANPAHEHRMRAVLEREHPAAVVSLSSDVLREYREYERSVTTLVDAAVKPTMRRYIADLSGRLGMPFSVMKSNGGVLSAAEVVHQPITTVLSGPAAGALGAALIAETAGHPSVITLDGGGTSTDVAVVVDGEPSLTTEGSIGRYPCKIPMIDIVTVGAGGGSVAWISPEGTLKVGPRSAGADPGPLCYGKGGTEVTVTDAHVFLGRVPPNLLGGEIPLAVDAARAGVGALAARLGLGPERTAAGILEISAFNQSNAIRRITVRRGLDVRDFPMVAFGGSGPLLVCRLIDILGLPAVVVPPGPGNVSAFGLLTVDVKNDYVRTHVTRDLRPETAAAILAELTGQAARALDREGFPRDRHVYARSADLRYYGQAYEVRVPAPGGPVDEAWRAEVLDRFHDAHQRLYGYGYRDDPRHAVEWVNLRVSGVGPITRPAIPALPPRDGGAPVPVGERRVYFDDPPSGSPPWRTTPLYRRDELRCGDVLTGPAVIEEYGSTLPLHPGFTAEADTHGNLVVRRAAAPPPEAPASPPAGADATHLTHGAGA; this is translated from the coding sequence ATGCGCAACGTCCGTATCGGCGTCGACACCGGGGGCACGTTCACCGACGTGGTCGCGGTGGACGAGCAGACCGGCCAGATCACCACGACCAAGACCCCTTCCACGCCCGCCGACCCCGCGGTCGGCTTCATGAACGGCGTGCGCAAGGTGCTGTCCGGGCTGAGACTCGCGGACGTCGGCGGCGTCGTCCACGGCACGACCGTCGCCACCAACCAGCTTCTGGAGGACCGGCCCCTCGACCTGGGGTTCATCACCACCGAGGGGTTCGCGCACATTTTGGAGATCGCCCGCCAGAGCGTCCCCGACGGCTACGGCAACTCGTACTTCTGGGTCAAACCCCCGCGTATCGTGCCCGTGCACCGGGTGAAGACCGTCGGCGGGCGCCTGGACCACCTCGGCCGCGAGGTGCGCCCCTTCGACGAGGACGAGGCCGCCCGCGCCGCCCGCTGGTTCCGCGACCGGGGCGTCACCGCCCTCGGCGTGTGCTTCCTGCACTCCTACGCCAACCCCGCCCACGAGCACCGCATGCGCGCCGTGCTGGAGCGCGAGCACCCCGCCGCCGTCGTCTCCCTGTCCAGCGACGTGCTGCGCGAGTACCGCGAGTACGAACGCTCGGTCACCACCCTCGTCGACGCGGCGGTCAAGCCCACCATGCGCCGCTACATCGCCGACCTGTCCGGCCGCCTCGGCATGCCGTTCTCGGTGATGAAGAGCAACGGCGGCGTCCTGTCGGCGGCCGAGGTCGTCCACCAGCCGATCACCACCGTCCTGTCCGGGCCCGCCGCCGGAGCCCTCGGCGCGGCCCTCATCGCCGAGACCGCCGGACACCCCTCGGTGATCACCCTGGACGGCGGCGGCACCTCCACCGACGTCGCCGTGGTCGTGGACGGCGAGCCGTCCCTCACCACCGAGGGCTCCATCGGCCGGTACCCGTGCAAGATCCCCATGATCGACATCGTGACCGTCGGCGCGGGCGGCGGCTCGGTCGCCTGGATCTCCCCCGAGGGCACGCTGAAGGTCGGCCCGCGCTCCGCAGGCGCCGACCCCGGGCCGCTGTGCTACGGCAAGGGCGGCACCGAGGTCACCGTCACCGACGCGCACGTCTTCCTCGGCCGCGTCCCCCCGAACCTGCTCGGCGGCGAGATACCCCTGGCCGTGGACGCCGCCCGCGCGGGCGTCGGGGCGCTGGCCGCCCGGCTCGGCCTCGGCCCCGAGCGCACGGCCGCCGGCATCCTGGAGATCAGCGCGTTCAACCAGTCCAACGCGATCCGCCGGATCACCGTGCGGCGTGGCCTCGACGTGCGCGACTTCCCGATGGTCGCCTTCGGCGGCTCCGGGCCGCTGCTGGTGTGCCGGCTCATCGACATCCTCGGCCTGCCCGCGGTCGTCGTCCCGCCCGGGCCGGGCAACGTGTCGGCGTTCGGGCTGCTCACCGTGGACGTCAAGAACGACTACGTCCGCACCCACGTCACCCGCGACCTGCGGCCCGAGACCGCCGCCGCGATCCTCGCCGAGCTGACCGGCCAGGCCGCCCGCGCCCTCGACCGCGAGGGCTTCCCCCGCGACCGGCACGTGTACGCGCGCAGCGCCGACCTGCGGTACTACGGCCAGGCGTACGAGGTCCGCGTCCCCGCGCCCGGGGGGCCGGTGGACGAGGCGTGGCGCGCCGAGGTGCTCGACCGGTTCCACGACGCCCACCAGCGGCTCTACGGGTACGGCTACCGCGACGACCCGCGGCACGCCGTCGAATGGGTCAACCTGCGCGTCTCCGGCGTCGGCCCCATCACCCGCCCCGCCATCCCCGCGCTGCCGCCGCGCGACGGCGGCGCCCCGGTCCCGGTGGGGGAGCGGCGCGTGTACTTCGACGACCCGCCCTCCGGGTCCCCGCCATGGCGGACCACCCCCCTCTACCGGCGTGACGAGCTGCGGTGCGGCGACGTGCTGACCGGGCCCGCCGTCATCGAGGAGTACGGCTCCACGCTGCCCCTGCACCCCGGCTTCACCGCCGAAGCCGACACCCACGGCAACCTCGTCGTACGCCGCGCGGCCGCCCCGCCCCCCGAGGCCCCGGCGAGCCCTCCGGCCGGCGCGGACGCGACCCACCTCACCCACGGAGCAGGCGCATGA
- a CDS encoding hydantoinase B/oxoprolinase family protein, which yields MTAVDPVLVEIVEGTLASVEREVETAIARTARSPMIRDAHDFRAGIHDARMRKLTGRSYSALVQPVVRDFPIAEMNPGDVFFHNDVYLSEGGIGHLPDLCVTVPVFHDGDVVAFVQAFGHHDDIGGAVPGSMPSHARSAFEEGLMVPPIKLWDRGVPNRAALTIMTRNSRMPDSLAGDLDAECSACLMGARRLADLFARYGRPAVEACFDTIISNTTETFRRELLAKIPEGVYVWEDYAEHDGVDPPRLHAQRITLTVHHAADRPLVIDFTGTSPQAKGPINHAGDYADGVFLKKWLAPILRNLADTPERMAELDVNEGVVPLIEMRFPPKGTLLTPVFPAPTNARTFVILRLLGVLAGVLAKATGGRMPADQETIRYTGVYGEDHDGRPYLMREVLGGGSGGRWYADGEDTIHVVPDSRNIPVEFAEARWPFRVERLGLARDSGGPGLHRGGLGYDKHIRMLRDASFMSIADRSILACWGVNGGRAGQPFLVTVDGHEMDGLVDDHPVAAGQTIRIRTTGGGGWGSPYDRDPAAVAADVRDGKVSLESARTDYGVILTAPADAPTADEPATEALRATLRGSDPRPFFDRGPGYPTLSNGHLHAEPDILSGPTHDSDSATSR from the coding sequence ATGACGGCCGTCGACCCCGTCCTCGTCGAGATCGTCGAGGGGACCCTGGCCTCGGTCGAGCGGGAGGTCGAGACCGCCATCGCGCGCACGGCCCGCTCGCCGATGATCCGCGACGCGCACGACTTCCGCGCCGGCATCCACGACGCGCGCATGCGCAAGCTCACCGGCCGCTCCTACTCCGCGCTCGTCCAGCCCGTCGTCCGCGACTTCCCCATCGCCGAGATGAACCCCGGCGACGTGTTCTTCCACAACGACGTCTACCTGTCCGAGGGCGGCATCGGCCACCTGCCCGACCTCTGCGTCACCGTCCCGGTCTTCCACGACGGCGACGTGGTCGCGTTCGTCCAGGCGTTCGGCCACCACGACGACATCGGCGGCGCCGTCCCCGGCTCGATGCCCTCGCACGCGCGCAGCGCCTTCGAGGAGGGCCTGATGGTCCCGCCGATCAAGCTGTGGGACCGCGGCGTGCCCAACCGGGCCGCGCTCACCATCATGACCCGCAACTCCCGCATGCCCGACTCCCTCGCCGGGGACCTGGACGCCGAGTGCTCCGCCTGCCTGATGGGCGCCCGCCGCCTCGCCGACCTGTTCGCCCGCTACGGCAGGCCGGCCGTCGAGGCGTGCTTCGACACGATCATCTCGAACACCACCGAGACGTTCCGCCGCGAACTGCTGGCCAAGATCCCCGAGGGCGTCTACGTCTGGGAGGACTACGCCGAGCACGACGGCGTCGACCCGCCCCGCCTGCACGCCCAGCGCATCACGCTCACCGTCCACCACGCCGCCGACCGGCCGCTCGTCATCGACTTCACCGGCACGTCCCCGCAGGCCAAAGGCCCCATCAACCACGCCGGCGACTACGCGGACGGGGTGTTCCTCAAGAAGTGGCTCGCCCCGATCCTGCGCAACCTGGCCGACACGCCCGAGCGGATGGCCGAGCTGGACGTCAACGAGGGCGTCGTCCCGCTCATCGAGATGCGCTTCCCCCCGAAGGGCACGCTCCTGACGCCGGTGTTCCCCGCGCCGACCAACGCCCGCACGTTCGTCATCCTGCGCCTGCTCGGCGTGCTCGCCGGCGTCCTCGCCAAGGCCACCGGCGGGCGCATGCCCGCCGACCAGGAGACCATCCGCTACACCGGCGTCTACGGCGAGGACCACGACGGGCGGCCGTACCTCATGCGCGAGGTCCTCGGCGGCGGCTCGGGAGGCCGCTGGTACGCCGACGGCGAGGACACCATCCACGTCGTCCCCGACTCCCGCAACATCCCCGTCGAGTTCGCCGAGGCCCGCTGGCCCTTCCGCGTCGAACGCCTCGGCCTCGCCCGCGACTCCGGCGGCCCCGGCCTCCACCGGGGCGGCCTCGGCTACGACAAACACATCCGCATGCTCCGCGACGCCTCCTTCATGTCCATCGCCGACCGCTCCATCCTCGCGTGCTGGGGCGTCAACGGCGGCCGCGCCGGGCAACCCTTCCTCGTCACCGTGGACGGCCACGAGATGGACGGCCTGGTCGACGACCACCCCGTAGCCGCCGGCCAGACCATCCGCATCCGCACCACCGGAGGCGGCGGCTGGGGCTCCCCCTACGACCGCGACCCGGCCGCGGTAGCCGCCGACGTCCGCGACGGCAAGGTCTCCCTAGAGTCGGCCCGCACCGACTACGGCGTCATCCTGACCGCCCCCGCCGACGCCCCCACGGCCGACGAGCCCGCCACCGAGGCCCTCCGCGCCACCCTGCGCGGATCCGACCCCCGCCCGTTCTTCGACCGCGGCCCCGGCTACCCCACCCTCTCCAACGGCCACCTTCACGCTGAACCGGACATCCTCAGCGGCCCCACTCATGACTCCGACAGCGCCACATCACGGTGA
- a CDS encoding ATP-binding protein — translation MREDANTIPRPWSVDRTVFPSAETSVAQARRWLRELLAGHPRCDDAVLLLSETFTNSVVHTRSAAIGVVLLVEENDRLQVEVVDEGAETSPCVCGHSGGGDLAESGRGIRLLRALSDQWGFIEEHPRCVVWFTLGPPPPPVE, via the coding sequence ATGCGCGAAGACGCCAACACCATTCCCAGGCCGTGGTCGGTCGATAGGACCGTCTTTCCCTCGGCCGAGACCTCCGTGGCCCAGGCCCGGCGGTGGCTGCGCGAGCTGCTCGCCGGCCATCCCCGCTGCGATGACGCCGTACTGCTGCTGTCGGAGACGTTCACCAACTCCGTCGTGCACACCCGGTCCGCCGCGATCGGCGTCGTGCTGCTCGTCGAGGAGAACGACCGCCTTCAGGTCGAGGTCGTCGACGAGGGCGCGGAGACCTCGCCGTGCGTCTGCGGCCACTCCGGCGGCGGCGATCTGGCGGAGTCCGGCAGGGGGATCCGGCTCCTGCGGGCGCTTTCCGATCAGTGGGGGTTCATCGAGGAGCATCCGCGCTGCGTCGTCTGGTTCACCCTCGGCCCACCGCCGCCGCCCGTGGAGTAG
- a CDS encoding DUF2786 domain-containing protein has protein sequence MERVRRLLDLAEHPNTGEEEAALASAHAAALMLRHGLDAEAVRRHATGRSGKVDGIEFEVSNRGGHARERCWALHLVCEALGCKGAHRWTGVKGRGIRGATHVTMTVIGAEPVLDGLRVLLPSLTLQMENQVRPALRRHTATALATVTDKDRRARASADFRRAFYVGFGTGVATKLRDRVTEIATEVKGTGAELILLDRTALVEAEFNHRFPGLRPARATPLHPEGFHNGHHSGRLADLNDRTLDDLSADELPS, from the coding sequence ATGGAACGGGTCCGGCGACTGCTGGACCTCGCGGAGCATCCCAACACCGGCGAAGAGGAGGCCGCACTGGCCTCCGCCCACGCCGCGGCACTCATGCTGCGGCACGGCCTGGACGCCGAGGCCGTACGCCGCCACGCCACCGGCCGTTCCGGGAAGGTCGACGGCATCGAGTTCGAGGTCTCCAACCGCGGCGGCCACGCCCGCGAACGCTGCTGGGCGCTGCACCTGGTGTGCGAGGCGCTCGGCTGCAAGGGCGCCCACCGCTGGACGGGCGTCAAGGGCCGCGGCATCCGTGGAGCCACCCACGTCACCATGACCGTCATCGGCGCCGAACCCGTCCTCGACGGCCTGCGCGTCCTGCTGCCGTCCCTCACCCTCCAGATGGAGAACCAGGTCAGACCCGCCCTGCGCCGCCACACCGCAACGGCGCTCGCCACCGTGACGGACAAGGACCGGCGCGCCCGCGCGTCCGCCGACTTCCGCCGCGCCTTCTACGTCGGCTTCGGCACAGGCGTCGCCACCAAACTCCGCGACCGCGTCACCGAAATAGCCACCGAGGTCAAGGGCACCGGCGCCGAACTCATCCTCCTAGACCGCACAGCCTTGGTCGAAGCCGAGTTCAACCACCGCTTCCCCGGCCTCCGCCCCGCCCGCGCCACTCCCCTCCACCCCGAAGGCTTCCACAACGGCCACCACTCCGGCCGCCTGGCCGACCTCAACGACCGCACCCTCGACGACCTCTCCGCCGACGAACTCCCCTCCTGA